One genomic region from Stutzerimonas decontaminans encodes:
- the hisG gene encoding ATP phosphoribosyltransferase: MLTIALSKGRILDDTLPLLAAAGIVPTENPDKSRKLIIPTTQDDVRLLIVRATDVPTYVEHGAADLGVAGKDVLMEYGGQGLYEPLDLRIAKCKLMTAGKVGAPEPKGRLRVATKFVNVAKRYYAEQGRQVDIIKLYGSMELAPLVGLADKIIDVVDTGNTLRANGLEPQELIAHISSRLVVNKASMKMQHARIQALIDILHAAVQQHQH; this comes from the coding sequence ATGCTCACCATCGCCCTGTCCAAAGGCCGCATCCTCGACGACACCCTACCGTTGCTCGCCGCGGCCGGTATCGTGCCCACCGAGAATCCGGACAAGAGCCGCAAGCTGATCATCCCGACTACCCAGGATGACGTTCGTCTGCTGATCGTTCGTGCTACTGATGTGCCTACCTATGTCGAGCATGGCGCAGCCGATCTTGGCGTCGCCGGCAAGGATGTGTTGATGGAATATGGCGGTCAGGGGCTGTACGAGCCGTTGGACCTGCGTATCGCCAAATGCAAGCTGATGACTGCCGGCAAGGTCGGTGCGCCAGAACCTAAGGGCCGCTTGCGCGTGGCGACCAAGTTCGTCAACGTCGCCAAGCGCTACTACGCCGAGCAGGGTCGGCAGGTCGACATCATCAAGCTGTACGGCTCCATGGAGCTGGCGCCGCTCGTAGGCCTGGCGGACAAGATCATCGACGTGGTCGACACCGGCAACACGCTGCGTGCCAACGGCCTGGAACCCCAGGAGCTGATAGCGCACATCAGTTCGCGGCTGGTGGTGAACAAGGCCTCGATGAAAATGCAGCATGCCCGCATCCAGGCGCTGATCGACATCCTGCACGCGGCTGTTCAGCAGCATCAGCATTGA
- the hisC gene encoding histidinol-phosphate transaminase, which produces MSKFWSPFVKDLVPYVPGEQPKLSKLVKLNTNENPYGPSPRAIAAMQAELNDNLRLYPDPNGERLKQAVADYYGVHPAQVFVGNGSDEVLAHAFHGLFQHAGPLLFPDISYSFYPVYCGLYGIAYETVALDERFQIDVANYNRPNGGIIFPNPNAPTGCLLALEAIERLLEANTESVVLVDEAYVDFGGESAIALVDRYPNLLVTQTLSKSRSLAGLRVGLAVGHPDLIEALERIKNSFNSYPLDRIAIAGAAAAFEDRAYFQQTCQQVIDSRERVVTAMQGLGFEVLPSAANFIFARHPQRDAASIAASLREQGVIVRHFKQPRIEQFLRITIGTPEQNQALLDALG; this is translated from the coding sequence ATGAGCAAGTTCTGGAGCCCTTTCGTCAAGGACCTGGTGCCCTACGTACCGGGTGAGCAGCCGAAGCTGAGCAAGCTGGTCAAGCTCAATACCAACGAGAACCCCTATGGCCCGTCGCCGCGTGCAATCGCCGCGATGCAGGCAGAACTCAACGACAATCTGCGGCTGTATCCCGACCCCAACGGCGAGCGGTTGAAGCAGGCGGTTGCCGACTATTACGGCGTGCACCCGGCACAGGTGTTCGTCGGTAACGGCTCGGACGAAGTGCTTGCCCACGCCTTTCATGGCTTGTTTCAACATGCCGGTCCGCTGCTGTTTCCGGATATCAGCTACAGCTTCTATCCGGTCTACTGCGGCCTGTATGGCATCGCCTACGAAACCGTCGCGCTTGATGAGCGGTTCCAGATCGATGTGGCCAACTACAACCGTCCGAACGGCGGCATCATCTTCCCCAATCCGAATGCGCCAACCGGCTGCCTGCTTGCGCTTGAGGCAATCGAGCGGTTGCTTGAGGCGAACACCGAATCCGTGGTGCTGGTCGATGAGGCCTATGTGGATTTTGGTGGCGAATCCGCCATCGCCCTGGTCGATCGGTACCCGAATCTACTGGTGACGCAGACGCTGTCCAAGTCGCGGTCGCTGGCGGGCCTTCGTGTCGGCCTGGCGGTAGGGCATCCGGATCTGATCGAGGCGCTGGAGCGGATCAAGAACAGCTTCAACTCCTACCCGCTGGACCGCATCGCCATTGCCGGTGCGGCCGCAGCGTTCGAGGATCGCGCCTATTTCCAGCAGACCTGCCAGCAGGTCATCGACAGTCGCGAGAGGGTGGTGACTGCAATGCAGGGGCTGGGCTTTGAAGTGCTGCCGTCGGCGGCGAACTTCATCTTTGCGCGTCACCCGCAGCGTGATGCGGCGTCCATCGCTGCCAGCCTGCGCGAGCAGGGCGTCATCGTTCGCCACTTCAAGCAGCCGCGCATCGAGCAGTTCCTGCGTATTACCATCGGTACACCGGAACAGAACCAGGCACTGCTGGACGCGCTGGGTTAA
- the algW gene encoding Do family serine endopeptidase AlgW yields the protein MFNALRFLGWPLLVGLLVALLIIQRYPQIVGIKERDIGLQQAPLVTAGPQQGPYSYANAVAGAAPAVANLYTTKVIEKTDQQGALAKDPLFQRFFSDNLPRQRRMESSLGSAVIMSSEGYLLTNNHVTANAEQIVVALKDGRETLARVIGSDPETDLAVLKIDLADLPAITLGHSDRIRVGDVTLAIGNPFGVGQTVTMGIISATGRNQLGLNTYEDFIQTDAAINRGNSGGALVDVGGNLIGINTAIISESGGSQGIGFAIPVKLALEVMKSIIEHGQVIRGWLGVEVQSLTQELAESFGQEGRPGIVVAGVYREGPAARAGLQPGDLILSIDGVQSADGRSSMNQVARARPGEKIDIDILRNGKPLTLTAEVGMRPPVNAAPR from the coding sequence ATGTTCAATGCCCTACGTTTTCTCGGCTGGCCGTTGCTGGTCGGTTTGCTCGTAGCACTGCTGATCATCCAGCGATACCCGCAAATCGTCGGCATCAAGGAGCGCGACATCGGCCTGCAGCAGGCGCCGCTGGTCACCGCTGGTCCGCAACAGGGTCCGTACTCCTACGCCAATGCAGTGGCAGGAGCAGCACCGGCAGTAGCCAACCTCTATACCACCAAGGTCATCGAGAAGACCGATCAGCAGGGAGCGTTGGCCAAGGATCCGCTGTTTCAGCGCTTCTTCAGCGACAACCTGCCGAGACAGCGGCGGATGGAGTCGAGCCTCGGCTCGGCGGTGATCATGAGTTCCGAAGGCTACCTGCTGACCAACAACCACGTGACCGCCAACGCCGAGCAGATCGTCGTGGCGCTCAAGGATGGGCGAGAGACGCTGGCCCGGGTGATCGGCAGCGATCCTGAAACCGACCTCGCCGTGCTGAAGATCGATCTCGCCGACCTTCCAGCCATTACCCTCGGCCATTCCGATCGCATACGCGTCGGCGACGTCACGCTGGCGATCGGCAACCCGTTCGGTGTTGGCCAGACGGTGACCATGGGCATCATCAGCGCCACCGGGCGCAACCAGCTGGGCCTGAATACCTATGAGGACTTCATTCAGACCGACGCGGCGATCAACCGCGGCAACTCGGGGGGAGCGCTGGTAGATGTCGGTGGCAACCTCATCGGCATCAATACCGCCATCATTTCCGAGTCTGGCGGCTCCCAAGGCATCGGCTTCGCGATCCCGGTGAAGCTGGCGCTGGAAGTGATGAAATCAATCATCGAGCACGGTCAGGTGATCCGTGGCTGGCTGGGCGTCGAGGTGCAATCGCTGACTCAGGAGCTGGCTGAATCCTTCGGCCAAGAAGGTCGCCCCGGAATTGTCGTAGCTGGCGTGTACCGCGAGGGCCCGGCTGCCCGTGCCGGGCTACAGCCCGGAGACCTGATCCTGAGCATCGACGGGGTCCAGTCGGCCGATGGACGCAGCTCGATGAACCAGGTCGCGCGCGCCCGCCCAGGCGAGAAGATCGACATCGATATCCTGCGCAACGGCAAGCCGCTGACGCTTACCGCCGAAGTCGGCATGCGCCCGCCGGTGAACGCGGCGCCAAGGTAA
- the cysD gene encoding sulfate adenylyltransferase subunit CysD — protein MVDKLTHLKQLEAESIHIIREVAAEFGNPVMLYSIGKDSAVMLHLARKAFFPGKLPFPVLHVDTRWKFQEMYSFRTKMVEEMGLELITHINPDGVAQDMNPFTYGSAKHTDVMKTEGLKQALDKYGFDAAFGGARRDEEKSRAKERVYSFRDSKHRWDPKNQRPELWNLYNGKVKKGESIRVFPLSNWTELDIWQYIYLEQIPIVPLYFAAEREVIEKNGTLIMIDDERILEHLSDEEKGRIEKRMVRFRTLGCYPLTGAVESTATSLPEIIQEMLLTRTSERQGRVIDHDATGSMEEKKRQGYF, from the coding sequence ATGGTCGACAAACTGACGCATCTGAAACAGCTGGAGGCGGAAAGCATCCATATCATTCGTGAGGTCGCTGCTGAATTCGGCAACCCGGTGATGCTCTATTCCATCGGCAAAGATTCGGCCGTAATGCTGCACCTGGCGCGCAAGGCCTTCTTTCCTGGCAAGCTGCCGTTCCCGGTGTTGCACGTCGACACCCGCTGGAAGTTTCAGGAGATGTACAGCTTCCGCACCAAGATGGTCGAGGAGATGGGCCTTGAGCTGATCACCCACATCAACCCTGACGGTGTGGCACAGGACATGAACCCCTTCACCTACGGCAGTGCCAAGCACACCGATGTGATGAAGACCGAAGGGCTCAAGCAGGCGCTGGACAAGTACGGCTTCGATGCAGCTTTCGGTGGTGCCCGTCGCGACGAGGAAAAATCCCGCGCCAAGGAGCGTGTCTACTCCTTCCGTGACAGCAAGCATCGCTGGGATCCGAAGAACCAGCGTCCAGAGCTGTGGAATCTCTACAACGGCAAGGTCAAGAAGGGCGAGTCGATCCGCGTGTTCCCGCTATCCAACTGGACCGAGCTGGATATCTGGCAATACATCTACCTCGAGCAGATCCCAATTGTGCCGCTGTACTTCGCTGCCGAGCGGGAAGTCATCGAGAAGAACGGCACGCTGATCATGATCGACGACGAGCGCATCCTTGAGCACCTCTCCGATGAGGAAAAGGGCCGCATTGAAAAACGCATGGTCCGCTTCCGCACCCTCGGCTGCTACCCGCTTACCGGTGCGGTCGAGTCCACCGCGACCAGCCTGCCGGAAATCATCCAGGAGATGCTCCTGACCCGTACTTCCGAGCGTCAGGGGCGCGTCATCGACCACGACGCCACCGGTTCGATGGAAGAAAAGAAACGCCAGGGCTATTTCTAA
- the murA gene encoding UDP-N-acetylglucosamine 1-carboxyvinyltransferase codes for MDKLIITGGIRLDGEIRISGAKNSALPILAATLLADTPVTVCNLPHLHDITTMIELFGRMGVQPVIDEKLSVEVDASSIKTLVAPYELVKTMRASILVLGPMVARFGEAEVALPGGCAIGSRPVDLHIRGLEAMGAHIDVEGGYIKAKAPAGGLRGAHFFFDTVSVTGTENIMMAAALANGRSVLENAAREPEVVDLANFLNAMGAKVSGAGTDTITIDGVKRLGGGRYSVMPDRIETGTYLVAAAATGGRVRLKDTDATLLEAVLHKLVEAGAHIDTGSDWIELDMKGKRPKAVNVRTAPYPAFPTDMQAQFIALNAIAEGTGTVIETVFENRFMHVYEMNRMGAQILVEGNTAIVTGVERLKGAPVMATDLRASASLVIAGLVAEGDTLIDRIYHIDRGYECIEEKLQLLGAKIRRVPG; via the coding sequence ATGGACAAACTGATCATTACCGGCGGCATTCGCCTCGATGGCGAAATCCGCATCTCCGGGGCGAAGAACTCCGCTCTGCCGATTCTCGCCGCTACTCTGCTGGCCGACACGCCGGTCACGGTGTGCAACCTGCCGCACCTGCATGACATCACCACGATGATCGAGCTCTTCGGTCGTATGGGCGTGCAGCCGGTCATCGACGAGAAGCTGAGCGTCGAAGTGGACGCCAGCAGCATCAAGACGCTGGTTGCACCCTATGAATTGGTCAAGACCATGCGCGCCTCGATCCTGGTGCTCGGCCCGATGGTCGCGCGGTTCGGTGAAGCCGAAGTTGCCTTGCCCGGCGGTTGCGCGATTGGCTCGCGACCGGTCGACCTGCACATCCGTGGTCTCGAAGCCATGGGCGCGCACATCGACGTCGAAGGTGGCTACATCAAGGCCAAGGCGCCTGCCGGTGGTCTGCGTGGTGCGCACTTCTTCTTCGATACGGTCAGTGTGACCGGTACCGAGAACATCATGATGGCCGCCGCACTGGCCAATGGTCGCAGCGTGCTGGAAAACGCCGCGCGCGAGCCTGAGGTGGTCGATCTGGCCAACTTCCTCAACGCCATGGGTGCCAAGGTTTCCGGTGCCGGCACTGATACCATCACCATCGATGGCGTCAAACGCCTCGGCGGCGGGCGCTATAGCGTCATGCCCGACCGTATCGAGACCGGTACCTACCTAGTGGCAGCCGCCGCCACTGGCGGTCGGGTTCGCCTGAAAGATACCGACGCGACGCTGCTCGAAGCCGTGCTGCACAAGCTGGTCGAGGCCGGTGCGCATATTGACACCGGCAGCGATTGGATCGAGCTGGACATGAAGGGCAAGCGACCCAAGGCCGTGAATGTGCGCACCGCGCCATACCCGGCGTTTCCCACCGACATGCAGGCGCAGTTCATTGCGTTGAACGCCATTGCCGAAGGCACTGGCACGGTGATCGAGACCGTTTTCGAGAACCGCTTCATGCACGTTTACGAGATGAACCGCATGGGTGCGCAGATTCTGGTGGAGGGCAACACCGCCATCGTCACCGGCGTAGAGCGCCTCAAGGGCGCGCCGGTCATGGCGACCGACCTGCGCGCTTCGGCGAGCCTGGTCATTGCCGGCCTGGTGGCCGAAGGCGATACGCTGATCGATCGCATCTACCACATCGACCGTGGTTACGAGTGCATCGAAGAGAAGCTGCAGTTGCTGGGGGCGAAGATTCGCCGCGTTCCCGGCTGA
- the hisD gene encoding histidinol dehydrogenase, with product MTAPTAIRRLNAADADFARHLDHLLSWESVSDDGVNERVLEIIKAVRERGDGALVELTQRFDGLQVASMADLILPRARLEQALERITPEQREALEIAAERVRSYHERQKQDSWTYTEADGTVLGQKVTPLDRAGLYVPGGKASYPSSVLMNAIPAKVAGVPEVVMVVPTPRGELNELVLAAACIAGVDRVFTIGGAQAVAALAYGTESVPPVDKIVGPGNIYVATAKRHVFGKVGIDMIAGPSEILVVCDGQTDPDWIAMDLFSQAEHDEDAQSILVSPDAEFLDRVAESISRLLPTLERADIARTSIEGRGALIQVADMQQAIEVANRIAPEHLELSVAEPEQWLPQIRHAGAIFMGRYTAEALGDYCAGPNHVLPTSGTARFSSPLGVYDFQKRSSIINCSAEGASTLGKVASVLARGESLTAHARSAEYRIKD from the coding sequence ATGACCGCTCCCACCGCCATTCGCCGACTCAACGCTGCCGATGCCGATTTCGCTCGTCATCTGGATCATTTGTTGAGCTGGGAAAGCGTTTCCGACGATGGCGTGAACGAGCGGGTGCTGGAGATCATCAAGGCGGTGCGCGAGCGTGGCGACGGCGCGCTGGTCGAGCTGACCCAGCGTTTCGATGGTCTCCAGGTCGCCTCAATGGCTGATCTGATCCTGCCGCGCGCGCGCCTGGAACAAGCGCTCGAGCGAATCACTCCGGAGCAGCGCGAGGCGCTGGAAATCGCCGCCGAGCGGGTACGCAGTTATCACGAGCGGCAGAAGCAGGACTCCTGGACCTATACCGAAGCCGATGGCACGGTGCTTGGTCAGAAAGTCACCCCGTTGGATCGCGCCGGGCTCTATGTGCCGGGCGGCAAGGCTTCCTATCCGTCCTCGGTGCTGATGAACGCGATTCCGGCCAAGGTCGCTGGTGTACCGGAAGTCGTCATGGTCGTGCCCACGCCGCGTGGCGAGCTCAATGAGCTGGTGCTTGCAGCAGCCTGCATTGCCGGCGTCGATCGGGTCTTCACCATTGGTGGTGCGCAAGCCGTTGCGGCGCTGGCGTATGGCACCGAGAGCGTTCCGCCAGTGGACAAGATCGTCGGGCCAGGCAATATCTACGTCGCCACCGCCAAGCGCCATGTATTCGGCAAGGTTGGCATCGACATGATCGCCGGGCCATCGGAAATCCTGGTGGTCTGCGACGGTCAGACCGATCCGGACTGGATCGCCATGGACCTGTTTTCCCAGGCCGAGCATGACGAAGACGCCCAATCGATTCTGGTCAGCCCCGACGCTGAGTTTCTCGATCGCGTCGCCGAAAGCATCTCCCGCCTGCTGCCCACCCTAGAGCGTGCCGACATCGCGCGCACCTCGATCGAGGGTCGCGGTGCGTTGATCCAAGTGGCTGACATGCAGCAGGCTATCGAGGTGGCCAACCGCATTGCGCCTGAGCATCTGGAACTGTCTGTCGCCGAACCGGAGCAATGGCTGCCGCAGATACGACATGCCGGCGCGATCTTCATGGGGCGCTACACCGCCGAGGCGCTGGGCGATTACTGCGCTGGCCCGAATCATGTACTGCCGACTTCAGGTACGGCGCGCTTCTCTTCGCCGCTTGGCGTGTATGACTTCCAGAAGCGTTCGTCGATCATCAACTGTTCGGCCGAGGGAGCATCGACGTTGGGCAAGGTCGCGTCGGTCCTTGCGCGTGGCGAATCGCTGACTGCGCATGCCCGCAGCGCCGAGTACCGCATCAAGGACTGA
- a CDS encoding Nif3-like dinuclear metal center hexameric protein: MTVALATLVQEADRYLDAARIADYCPNGLQVEGRSQVARIISGVTASQALLDAAVEARADVVLVHHGYFWKNEDARVVGMKQRRLKTLLVNEISLLAYHLPLDVHPEVGNNVRLGALLGLRTEGPLDPANPHSVGLVGSLESPLAPSEFMQRIHQVLGREPLLVEGCGPIKRVAWCTGGAQGYIDQAVAAGVDAYITGEISEPTAHIARENGLSFFAAGHHATERYGVRALGEYLAGRFGIEHQFIDCPNPA, translated from the coding sequence ATGACTGTTGCCCTTGCCACTCTGGTTCAGGAGGCAGACCGCTACCTGGATGCCGCCAGGATCGCCGATTACTGCCCTAATGGCCTGCAAGTCGAGGGCCGCTCACAAGTGGCGAGAATCATCAGCGGCGTGACGGCCAGTCAGGCGTTGCTGGATGCCGCAGTCGAGGCAAGGGCCGATGTGGTGCTGGTGCACCATGGTTATTTCTGGAAGAACGAAGACGCGCGCGTGGTTGGCATGAAACAGCGCCGCCTGAAGACGCTTCTGGTCAACGAGATCAGTCTCCTGGCTTACCATCTGCCTCTCGATGTGCATCCCGAGGTAGGAAACAACGTGCGCTTGGGCGCATTGCTCGGTCTGCGCACCGAGGGTCCGCTAGACCCTGCCAATCCTCATTCGGTGGGCCTGGTTGGCTCGCTGGAAAGTCCCTTGGCCCCGAGCGAGTTCATGCAACGGATACATCAGGTGCTTGGCCGCGAACCGCTGCTGGTCGAGGGCTGCGGGCCCATCAAGCGGGTGGCCTGGTGTACCGGTGGCGCCCAGGGCTACATCGATCAGGCCGTGGCTGCTGGCGTGGACGCCTACATCACCGGTGAAATCTCCGAGCCGACGGCACACATCGCGCGTGAGAATGGCTTGAGTTTCTTTGCCGCGGGACACCACGCCACTGAGCGCTATGGCGTCCGGGCCCTAGGCGAGTACCTTGCCGGCCGGTTCGGCATTGAGCACCAGTTCATCGACTGCCCGAACCCTGCGTGA